GGTTTGACACGGCGGGTCTGCGGCTATCCCCCCGGGCGCGTGATTCCCGTCAGCCTGGACATGGATGGAATCCGGCAGATGCTGGACGATTGCGCCGGAATCGACTGGGCCGGAGGTTTTGAGCGCTACGTGGTGCTCATCGAGGCCTGGCAGCCGCCCATCCGTGAAAATCTGCTGGCCCTGACGCTGCTTGGTCAGGAAAACGGCCGCGGCCGGAATCTGATCCTTGTTCTCTGCGGCCGGCCCTCCGGAGGAGACTGGATGACCGCCCCCGATGCCGCCGCGCGGGAGGTCTGGTCCGATGCAGTGGCGCGCCTGGCCCCGTTGCGTGTTGACATTTTTGGAGCAAGCACATGAATTCCATGCCCGTTTTTGCCGTCATAGGTCATCCTAACGAAGGAAAATCCTCGGTGGTGGCCACCCTGGTCGAAAACGACCGCATTCGCATCAGCCCACGTCCGGGCGAGACCATGGAGTCCATGACCTATCCGGTCAGCATCGACGGAAAAGACGTCATCGCCTTCGTGGACACCCCGGGTTTTCAGAACCCGGTGCAGACCCTGGGCTGGATGCGAAAGTTCCGGGGATCGGAAAGCGAGGTCTTCGAGGCGTTCCTGGCCGAGTTCAGGGACGATCCGGGCATGGCTCACGAGTGCGAATTGCTGACCCCTGTGCGCGACGGAGCCGGGATCATCTATGTGCTCGACGCCTCCCGGCCCCTGCGGCAGGTCGACAAGGCCGAGATGGAGATTCTGCGCCTGACTGGCAGGCCACGCATGGCCATCCTCAACTGCAAGACCGGGGAGGAGCAGTTTCTGGAGGAATGGAAGACCGAGCTGCGCAGGCATTTCAACATGGTGCGGACCTTCAACGCCCTGCGCGCCACCTTTGCCGAGCGCATGCGTCTGCTTGAAAGCCTGCGCGCGCTCGAACAGGACTGGGAGGACGCGCTGGGTCTGGTGGTGGATGTCTTCGCGCGTGACTGGCGGCGCAGGAACGCGGAGTGCGCGGCCCTGGTCTGCGATTTTCTGCGGCGGGTGCTTGGCATGGCCGAGACGGCGCACCTCGCCGACCCAGGCCGCAAGGCCGAAGTTGAGGCCCGTCTGGTTTCACGTCTGGAGGAGCGGATCAGACAGGAGGAGGAAACGCTGCACGAACAGGTCTGTCTGCAATTCCGCCATGACCGGCGCTCCTTTGTGCTGCCGGAACAGTCGGTGCTGCGGCAGGATCTGTTTTCCCGCACCACCTGGACCGTCCTGGGCCTCAGCAAGGGCAAACTCGTGGCCGCGGCCGTGGCCGCCGGAGGAGCGGCGGGGGTTGCGCTGGACCTGGCGACGCTTGGCAGCAGCCTGGGGCTTTTCGCCGCCGTGGGTGGAGCCACCGCCGGACTCGCGGCCCTGTTTCAGGGCGAGCGGCTGGTGCGGGGCAAGGTGCTGGGGCTGGGCATCGGGCAGCGCAGCGTGCAGGTCGGTCCCCTGGACACGGTGCAGTGGGTGTTCGTTTTGCTGGATCGTTTCCTGCTGCACTATTGGTACGTGATTCACTGGTCCCACGCCTGGCGGGGCGAAGACTTTCTGCCGGCCCTCGTCGACGAGGGTGGCAAGCAGGGCTTCACCAGCACATGGAGCAGGGAGGCGCGCGGTCTTTGCGCGGAGTTCTTCAAGGTCGCCACCGCGGGAGACGACTCAAGGGCCATGGAACTTGAAGCGGACCTGCGTCGTTTTCTGGAGGAGGAGCTGGAGCGAATGTCCAGGCTTTAGGGCGATTTGGTCCGTCCGGCAGGCCGGAGCGTGGAGTGTGTCATTTCCTGCTCGCCGCCCACAGGTGCAGCGACAGGACGAAGGTGGCGGCGGTCTCGAAGCGCAGGATGCTCGGACCCAGACTGACCGGGGTGAAGCCGTGATCCAGGAAGATGCGCGCCTCCCTGTCGTCCAGGCCTCCCTCGGGTC
The Desulfomicrobium macestii genome window above contains:
- a CDS encoding GTPase/DUF3482 domain-containing protein; this encodes MNSMPVFAVIGHPNEGKSSVVATLVENDRIRISPRPGETMESMTYPVSIDGKDVIAFVDTPGFQNPVQTLGWMRKFRGSESEVFEAFLAEFRDDPGMAHECELLTPVRDGAGIIYVLDASRPLRQVDKAEMEILRLTGRPRMAILNCKTGEEQFLEEWKTELRRHFNMVRTFNALRATFAERMRLLESLRALEQDWEDALGLVVDVFARDWRRRNAECAALVCDFLRRVLGMAETAHLADPGRKAEVEARLVSRLEERIRQEEETLHEQVCLQFRHDRRSFVLPEQSVLRQDLFSRTTWTVLGLSKGKLVAAAVAAGGAAGVALDLATLGSSLGLFAAVGGATAGLAALFQGERLVRGKVLGLGIGQRSVQVGPLDTVQWVFVLLDRFLLHYWYVIHWSHAWRGEDFLPALVDEGGKQGFTSTWSREARGLCAEFFKVATAGDDSRAMELEADLRRFLEEELERMSRL